From Ovis canadensis isolate MfBH-ARS-UI-01 breed Bighorn chromosome 10, ARS-UI_OviCan_v2, whole genome shotgun sequence, a single genomic window includes:
- the GPR12 gene encoding G-protein coupled receptor 12: MNEDPKVNVSGLPREFVDAGASGNISAEVSSQVPVLQPEPELVVNPWDIVLCTSGTLISCENAIVVLIIFHNPSLRAPMFLLIGSLALADLLAGIGLIVNFVFAYLLQSEATKLVTIGLIVASFSASVCSLLAITVDRYLSLYYALTYHSERTVTFTYVMLFMLWGTSICLGLLPVLGWNCLRDESTCSVVRPLTKNNAAVLSVSFLFTFALMLQLYIQICKIVMRHAHQIALQHHFLATSHYVTTRKGVSTLAIILGTFAACWMPFTLYSLIADYTYPSIYTYATLLPATYNSIINPVIYAFRNQEIQKALCLVCCGCVPPSLSQRARSPSDV, from the coding sequence ATGAATGAAGACCCGAAGGTCAATGTAAGCGGGCTGCCTCGGGAGTTTGTAGATGCCGGTGCCTCCGGGAACATCTCCGCGGAGGTCTCCTCCCAGGTCCCTGTCCTGCAGCCGGAGCCAGAGCTGGTGGTTAACCCCTGGGACATTGTCTTATGTACCTcgggaaccctcatctcctgcgaaAATGCCATCGTGGTCCTTATCATCTTCCATAACCCCAGCCTGCGGGCACCCATGTTTCTGCTGATAGGCAGCCTGGCGCTTGCAGACCTGCTGGCTGGCATTGGACTCATTGTCAATTTCGTGTTTGCCTACCTGCTTCAGTCAGAGGCCACCAAGCTGGTCACCATCGGACTCATCGTGGCCTCCTTCTCTGCCTCCGTCTGCAGCTTGCTGGCCATCACGGTTGACCGCTACCTCTCCCTGTATTACGCCCTGACCTACCACTCAGAGAGGACGGTCACGTTCACCTACGTCATGCTCTTCATGCTCTGGGGGACTTCCATCTGCCTGGGCCTGCTGCCGGTCCTGGGCTGGAACTGCCTGCGGGACGAGTCCACCTGCAGCGTGGTCAGGCCTCTCACCAAGAACAACGCTGCCGTCCTGTCCGTCTCCTTCCTCTTCACCTTCGCACTCATGCTGCAGCTCTACATCCAGATCTGTAAGATCGTCATGCGGCACGCCCATCAGATCGCCCTGCAGCACCATTTCCTGGCCACCTCGCACTACGTGACCACCCGGAAGGGGGTCTCCACCCTGGCCATCATCCTGGGGACCTTCGCTGCTTGCTGGATGCCTTTCACCCTCTACTCCTTGATTGCTGATTATACCTACCCCTCCATCTACACCTACGCCACCCTCCTGCCCGCCACCTACAACTCCATCATCAACCCCGTCATATATGCTTTCAGAAACCAGGAGATCCAGAAGGCCCTCTGCCTCGTGTGCTGTGGCTGCGTCCCGCCCAGCCTGTCCCAGAGAGCGCGGTCGCCCAGCGACGTGTAG